The Acinetobacter sp. WCHA45 DNA window TATTTAAAAACTCAAATATATCGAAATTTTTAGGCTCATTTGTGTTTGCAATTATTGTCATCACAGCGTTGATTGTGGCATTTGAAGCTTTAGGAATCCAAGCGATTTCTCAACCCGCAACAGCGATGTTGAATGAAATTATGTATGCAATTCCACAAATTATTGCAGCTGGTTTAATTCTAATCGTTGCCTATATTGTTTCTCGTTTTGTTGGACGTTTAGTCGCTGAACTTATTTCAGGGGCAGGAATTGATGAAATTCCAATGAAGCTTGATTTGCAAAGATTTCTTGGACAAACACGTATTTCTGATCTGATCGGTTATTTGATTGTATTTTTTACCATGTTGTTTGCAATCTCTGAAGCTGCGAACCGTCTTGGCTTAGAGCAAGTAAGTGTGCTGATTGCGATGTTTATTCAGTTTGGTGCAAATATTTTATTGGGTGCAGTCATTTTGGTGATTGGATTCTGGCTCGCCAATGTCGTGGCTAATGTGGTACAACGCGGTGAATACAATAGTTCACGTTGGTTAGCAAACCTAGTTCGTATTTTAATTATGGGCTTAGTGATTGCGATGGGTCTAAAAGCTATGGGTATTGCGGATTCCATTGTGAATTTGGCTTTTGGTTTGACGCTTGGTTCAGTTGCAGTTGCTTTTGCCTTGGCATTTGGTTTAGGTGGTCGTCAACCTGCAGAACGCTTATTGACAGGTTTATTAGATAAGGCAGAGAATGAAGCGAAACAGCCAAATCCGTTAGATAAAGAAATCACACCAAGTCATTCGGTACCACCAATAACACCACCGACCCCACCTTATTCAGATGAATAGTAAAAATAATCTTTGATTTTTTGAACCAATTCGACCACTCTAAGCAGGGTGGTCGTTTTGTTTGTATAAGCATTATTGAGTTTTTATCTATATCGTGATTAGGGCATATTTTAGAAAAACGAGACCTAAAACTGAATTTTAGGGTACATATGACTGTAGTTTAATAGGATTAATCAAAAATTTGACCTGAAAAGCAATTCATTTATAGATAAAGTATCAATAGTCTCTAAATAAAAATTCTATAGAGGAGAGTGAAATGAAGAGGCCAAATCGCGTATTTGCACCGATTATTATTGCAGGTATTACTGTAGGTTTTTTGGCGAGTGCGTACAAATTTGTTGTTGCGAAATCAAATACGGCTAAAGAAAAACCAATTAAAAATACTCAAAAAGTATCTTCTACAGAAGCTGCTAACTCTTCAGATCATCATGCTTAGTGTTATTTAGCAATCGGCTTAATGTGTTAAGTGAACTAAACAAATTGAGCCGCTGCTTGCGCCGAAGACCATGCCCATTGGAAGTTATATCCTCCCAAATGACCTGTTACATCGAGTACTTCACCGATAAAATATAAGCCTTTCTGCTTTTTACTTTCCATGGTTTTTGAAGAAACTTCGCTGGTGTCTACGCCACCTAATGTGACTTCAGCAGTACGATATCCTTCAGTTCCAGATGGTTTAACAGAAAAGGCGTGCAATTGATCAGCAATTTGCTCTAGTTGTAAATCGCTAAAATTGCCAATCGCATTTTCACTTTGTTCCGCCCAAATTAGTTGTTGTAGCTCAAGCACGATACTTTTCGCCGTGAATTCACTGAGCAAAGTTCTGAGCAGAACTTTGGGTTGCGACTTTTTCTTTTCCTTGAAGAATTGAACTAAATCTTGGCTCGGGAAAAAATCAATTTTAAAACTTTCACCCACATGCCAATAATTTGAGAGCTGTAATGAACTTGGTCCACTTAAGCCTCGATGAGTAAACAACAAAGCTTCAGTAAATTGATGGCGATCGTTGATCAAGGTTGCATCTAATGCATTACCACTTAAGCGAGTGGTTACCTCTTTAAACTGATCAGAAAAAGTAAAGGGAACAAGACCAGCACGGGTTGGAAATACATGATGTCCGAACTGCTTTGCCAGTTCATAGCCAAAACCTGAACCGCCTAATGTTGGAATCGATAAACCACCAGTGGCAACTACTAACGACTCACAGTGATAAGTGCCTTGATTGGTTTCAATGATAAAACCTGAATCTGTTTGTGCTGTTATGCTTTGTACTTCGCAATGGGTCTGAATCTGAACTCGTTTCGCTTTATTGCACTCTGCAAGTAATAGTTCGAGGATTTCTTTTGCGCCTTTGATTGTAAATAGCTGACCGTGTTTACGTTCTTCATATTCAATACCATATTCGCAGACCAAACCAATAAAATCCCAGTTGGTGTAACGAGTGAGCGCTGAAATAACAAAGTGTGGATTTTCAGAAATATAATTTGAAGGTTCAACATCTAGGTTGGTAAAGTTACATTTGCCACCACCAGACATTAGAATCTTTTTACCTACTTTATTGGCTTTTTCTAATACGACAACGGAACGTCCACGTTTACCAGCCTCTGCAGCCAACATCAAGCCTGATGCACCTGCACCTAAAACAACAACATCAACTTGATGAACCATGAGGATTACTCGGTAGACGAAAAGCGAGCGATTATAAAAGATTTAAGCGAAGTTTAGTACGCACAATTCATAATGCCCAAATTATTTGTAATCGATATGAAGATCTCTGTGGTTTAGATTATTGGATACAAAAAATGTACAGTTTTTTAAAAATAATCTTTAGCCTAATAAAAAATGAGCATGTACTGATGTAAAATAAAATTAAGATTTCAGTCTCTATTTGATATTAAATTTTGATATTTTTCAGATAATTTTGTTGTTTCTTGAGGCGGTCTGATGTTGTGGGGATGAATATGTAGAGGCATTCTTTTTGTTTTTTTTAATAGCACTCTATAGCCATTCAAAGCTACAAATTTAATTTGGGGTGCGTTATGGTGGGTATGAAGGTTTTACAAATATTTGATTTGTTGAAATTACAGTGTACTTATTCTACAAAAATCACGATCGCAATTTTATTGTGCATATTCAATATTTCTGTTGCAAATGCTGCTTATCAGCGTGGATACCTGAATTTAGGTTTTGAAACGCCGACCATTGCGACAGGAAGTAATGTTTGCCGTGTCTATATTAGTAGCACACGTGTACCTGGTTGGTTAACCACACACCCATATGGAAATGAGGGCTTCAGTGGCACATGTTCAATCTCAACCAATGGTTCAGGGCAACTGATGGAAATGTGGGCTGGCTCAAGAAATATTGATGGTACCAATACAACCCCTACCAACACGATCAAAGCACGGGAAGGCAATCAATTTGTCGAGTTAAATGCAGATGCTGTTTCTACTATTTCTCAAAATATCTGTTTAGTGAATGGTGAGTCTGTATCTTGGAAATTTAGTCATAATGGGCGTAATACTGCTAACGATACGATGTTGTTGCGTGCTGGAGCTCAAACGATCACAACGGTATCGACAAATAAAACTGGGGATGGGCTAGTCACGAGTTGCATGTCAGGCACGTGTTCTGTATCCAGTGGTTCTGGATCAGGTGTAGGAGCGACAACGGGTTCTACAATTACACGTTGGGCAGACTATAGTGGAACATTCACCTATACAGGCGCAACAGGGCAAGTGCCAATGGGATTCCATTCGACTTCAGGAACAAGCACCAGCGGAAATTTTTTAGATGCGATACAAATTATTGTAAAACCTATTATTGAGTTTAGCTCAGCCAATTATGTTGTACCTGAAAATGGCGGTATAGTGCAGCCGCTTAAGGTTATTGTGGTCGGTGATGTACCGAGTGAGGGTATTTCATTAGTCTTTAATGTGAATGATGGCACAGCCCAATTAGGTGTCGATTATAAAATTAATGGTGGAGTTGCAAACACTTTTACCAAGACGATACCACAAGGTAATTACGGTGCGGGGACCCCTTATGTTCTTGAGGTTCCCGTCGAAATTATTAATGATTTAGTGAATGAAGTTGACGATACATTTAATGTAACCATCAATCAAAGTAACGATTTTCATATTATGTCATCAAATGATTGCGGAGCATCTGGTAACGGTGTCGCAAACTATGTAATTAAAGATGATGATCAGCCGACAGATATGGATTTGAAAGTAGAGAAGAAACAAAGAATAGGTACTTCTGGAAGCTTTGTAGCTGATTCATTGACGATGAATGTAGGAGATACCATTCAGTATCAATTGGTCATTAGTAATAAAGGTGAAAATGCAGTCAGTGATACGAGTCGGGCAAACTTCAGTGATGCAATACCAAGTAATTTCAATACACTTTCTATACTCAGCACAACGAAAGCAAATGGTGCGGTCACTTGTAGTGCAAGCTTTACAGGCAATAATTTAAGTGGGCAGTTTAGTGGTCCCAAAGGTGCAACTTGTACGCTTATTATTCAAGCTAGAGCAAATAGCGCAGGGATCATCACCAATACTGCGACAGTGAGTGTACCATCTGCCAACACTGAAATTTTCCCATCTGATAATAGTAGTAGTGTGCAAGTTGCTATTGCAAAAGCTTTAATTACACTCACAAAATCAACAATAGGTGGCTTAGGTACTTTCGGTTTTACACTAACTGGTACAAGCCAAACTTCAGGTTCGATTACAACATTGACTCAGGGTGAAGAATATCAGGTTGATGGTGATACGACGCTGACTGGTGTGCAACCTTTTGTCGTCACAGGAACAGGTAGCATAACGATTAATGAAAGTAGTCTACCTACTGGCGGGGGATGGAGTTTAACAGGTGCCAGTTGTCGTAACACAGCGGGCAACTCTGTCGGTAGCCGATCAGGATCGGTTTATACTCTAACAGCAGCCGATATTAGCAATAATCCAAATTTAAACTGTAACTTTGTGAATACCAAACTCCCAACGGTAAAGATTCAGAAAATTTCTCAGGGAGGAACGGGAACATTCGATTTTGCGAATAGTAATTTATCCAGTAATTCCAGTAATGTTGCGACAAGTTTACAAGGATCACCTAATATTGGAACGGGGACATCGCCTGTTTTAACGGTATTGAATAATGCAACAGATGTTGTTATTAGAGAGTCATCAATTGCGACGGGTTATGCACTAAAATCTGCGAGTTGTGTTGATTCAAATAGTTTGATTACAGGGAATATTGGTACATTTGGTAATTTCATTACCGATAGAATCACGATTCCTTACACCTATTTAATTACTGGTGGTGCTGACATTACGTGTACTTTTATTAATAGTAAGCCTAGTTTAATTATTAAAAAAATTAGCCGTGGTGGATTGGGTAAGTTTGATTTTACTGGCAATAATGGTATCGCAAATCATTCAATTACGACTACAGCTCAAGATACTGAAACTGTGGGGGAAACACAGTATTTTACTACCCCAAATCCATCAACAGATGCTGTGATTACTGAAACAAATATTCCAACAGGTTTCCGTCTAACCAATGCAGTTTGCACAGGATTGCCAGCCAGTTCAGTTACTGCGAATTATACCAATGCAACAGTTACATTAAATAAAAGTGGTATTGTTTCTGGCGCTGAAATCGTATGTACCTTAACCAATACGCTCACGACTTTAACATTGATAAAAAAATGGGATAACGCAGTCGCTGGTGATAGTGTAATCGTGAATAGTATTGGCTTGGATACCAATGCAACCACCGCAGTTTCGGTTGCTGATCAGACAGGGGCAAATAGCACTACTGGAACGCCTGTTGTGCTTATGCCGAATATGATTGGTAAAACTGCAACGATTCTTGAGTCATTTAGTAAAGGTGATGCTGCAGATTATAATAGTAGTTTACTTTGCACAGGCAACAACATCGCACTGAATGGCTTTAAGCTAACGATTCACAATGATGATGCTGCGATTATTTGTACTTTAACCAATAGTCGAAAAAAACTAGTCCTGATTACAGGGCGTATTTTTAACGATAATGGCGGAACGACCAATAATATCTTGAATAATGCTTATAATGCCGTACAAGATGCAAATGAAATCGGCATTGCAGGGAGTCGTCTCAAACTTGCCAATTGTGCTGGTCTTGAGCTTAATTTTGTGACGATCAGTAATAGTAATGGAGAATATAGTTTTAAAGTTGAGGACAGCGTTCTAACCAATCCATTTTGTATCGTACAAACAAATTTGTCCGAATATAGTTCTGTCAGCGGAGCGAGTCCAACCGGAAGCTATAACCGAAGTACGGATACGATTTCACTCCCTAAAACAACAGCAACCAGTTATCCAAATAATAATTTTGGTGATGCAAATCTGAATATCGTACTGACTGAAGATGGGCAACACACTATAGCTTCTGGAGACGTCACAGATTATCCGCATCGTCTCAATTCACAAGCTCCAGTACAAATCACTCAGTTCAATCAGTTGTCTACCCAACAACCCAACAGTGCCAATGACCAAGTTTGGCAAGCTTTGGTTTATAAAGATACGAACTGTAATGGGAATGTGGATACTGGTGAAACCGTATTTAATCCAACCGTAGCGAATCCATATACATTACAACCCAATGTAGATCTTTGTTTGGTTCAACGTGTTCATTCACCTACAAATGTCATGACAGGTGCACAGCATGTTTCGACCTTAGAGACAAGTTATAGTGTGATCTTGGCAAATCCAACACAGACAATTACGGGTCAATCAACTCAACGACAAGATGTCACATTAATTGGTAAAGCGGGTCTTAGCTTAACTAAAAAGGTACGCGCAGTTGCCAGTTGTCCTTCAACGTCGGCTGATCAAAACCAATTTGCTGTAACGAATCAAGCAAATAATGTCGACCATTTAGAGTATGAAATCACCTATAAAAATAATAGTACCAAGCTGCTGAATAATGTGAAAATTAAGGATAGTTTACCTATAGCCACCAGTTTCGGAAGTATGAGTTGTAATTCAACACCGAATGGTAATAGTTGTAATATCAATCATGTCGGAGATACATTGGAGTGGAACTTGACTGGTGTATTAAATCCCGCAGCGACAGGAACGGTGAGGTTTTGTGTAAATCAATAACATCAATCTAGGTTGAATGATAAAAATGATTTTGGTGATTTATGTTTTTAAACGGCCTTGTAGCCCACCTGTATGAATCGCCAAAATCCTTGTATTTGCTGGAAAGTGGTTATGTTGAATTAAATCGAACACCCCCATCATCATCTTAGCGGTATAGACTTGTTCTAAAGGAATTGCATATTGCTGTTCAAATTGCTGCATAAATTGTAGTAGTTCATCAGTAGTTTTTGCATAACCCCCACAACAATAGGCATCGGTTAATCTCCAATTGGTTTTAGTGGTCCACTGTTGAACATCGCGTTGTAAAAAATTCCCTTTTAATGCAGAAAAACCCACTATTTGTTGTTGATTTGAACTACTTTCAATCAGTCCTGCAATTGTTCCACCAGTTCCAACGGCACAGCAAATGACATCATAATTCTTTCGGTCATCTTCGCTCAGAATTTCCTGTGTTCCTTGCAGAGCAAATGCATTCGTTCCACCTTCTGGAATAATAAAGGCTTGAGGATATTGCCGTTGTAATTGTTGTAAATATTCAACATCATGGCGTAGCCGATATTCGGCTCGGCTGACAAAATGCAGTTGCATGCCAAAATCTTGTGCTGTCTGTAGGGTAGGGTTTAAGTCTTGGGTCGCAAGTTCTTCACCACGAATCACACCAATGCTTTGAAAGCCAAAGCGTTGAGCTGCATAAGCCGTTGTTGCAATATGATTGGAGAATGCACCACCAAAGGTGAGAACTTGACGTAAACCTTGTTGTTGGGCTGCGGAAAAATTGTATTTGAGTTTAAAAAACTTGTTGCCCGAAATCTGGGGATGAATCTGATCAAGGCGTTTGATGGTCAGTTGAACATGCTGGGGAAGTTCTAATGTTTGATAAGTGGTAGGAAAAGCAATGTGATCAAACATTTTTTGCGAACGAGAAATGAATTTGACCACATTGTAAATGTATTTGATTGAGAATGTCAGTGTTGGTTTATGAGTCGGTATCCACCGACGTGATCACCGACATACCAGGGCGTAGATTTTCGATCCCTTTTTGATTCGGATCAATGGTGATACGTACCGCTATACGTTGAACGACTTTGGTAAAATTTCCTGTGGGATTGTCAGGTTTAAGTACACTGAACTCTGAACCCGCAGCGGGGGGAAATCTGTTCCACATGGCCTGGTTCATTGAGCAATGTCCAAACAATAGGTATCGCTATTCCACGATAGACGATGGCTAACATCAAGATATTGATATCTCGTTTTCCCCATTTCCAGTTGGTGCTATCCAAAGTTAATTGGACTTTATCGAATGAAAATATATTGAAAATTAACTGAGAAATTTGACGATAATCGAAATACTGATCTGCAAAGAAGCGTTGTATACGTCGATAAAATGATTGTGGTAAGCACGTGATGGGTAAGGCTTTGGATGCAGAAGAAAGATTACATGTCTGTTTTACAATTAATGCAAGCATAATCAGTGTAAAACATTTTGCATGTGACTTGTTCTACTTTAGATATTTGTTTAAGATGAGATGTAACTCATTGAAATGTGTCATCATATTCGTCGTTAGAAAACAAGTATTATGCCATTATTTCAATGAGTTATATTTTTTGTCGTGTACAAAGTTAAATTTTAATTAATTCTGGATATGAAAACTAAGGAATTCTATGGAAGTAAATGGTTTACTATCATTAACACTGAATGCTGTTATCTGTACAATTATTGGATTTTTTATTATTGGTAAAATACTGGAGAAAATTAAAAATAAGAATAAAACTTTTGCTGCCATATATTCTTTTATATTATTTACTATTATAAGCTTTTTAGCTCTCACGTTCATAGACTATAAGAATAATAGGATTCCACTTGAGTTAGATGCTTTTATTAAAAAAATTTCATTTGTATTCATAGATAGTATGGCTCTTTCTTTAATAATATGTATATTTTTTTCATTTATGATACTAATTCTATATGTTTTTGATCATAAAAAATAGGAATATATATGAAATACAACATACTTACTAAGAATTATTTATGAATAAGCTTTTCATTAGCCTAATATTAATGACACAATTCACTCATGCAAATCCCATTTACTTCAATCACTACCACAATTAGATTAAAGTAAAATCATGGAAACAAATCCGTGATCATAATATCGTAAAACAAGATCTTGATTTTTCTTGCGGTGTTGCATCGATTGCAACCCATTCTTAATGGTTATTACAACCAAAAAGTAACTGAAGAAGAAGTTTTAAAAATCATGGATAAGGGTGACCTTATGGCATCCTTTGACGATATGCAGAAAGCATTAAATAAATTAGGGGTGGTATTTCAAAAAGTATGCTGACATTAAAGGGAGCCATTATTGATGTAAAAAAAGGTTAAGTCGAAAGCTTTAAAATGGTTTTCAATTTTTTTTGAAAAATTACAACTCCTTCTAAAACGACGCCTAATTCGATGCCTTATTTTGCAATTATTACCTTCAATACCTACAGTAAAAAATTTACCAATACTTTGCTTGCAGTTTTTAAAAGCAGTTATGAAACTGTCCCAATGATCACTTGCAATTCGGGTGTAGTGAATACCTAATTGTTTAAGCTTTGTCTTCAATCGTTGAACTGTAGCTAAGTCTCTTTTACCCCAAACATAAGCAACAATCTCACCTGTTTCTCGATGGAAGGCGTAAATAAGCCATTGTTTATTATTTTTATTTCCCACAAAAGTCCAAAACTCATCAACTTCAAGAGACTCATAATGACTTTGTTTAGGCTGAATTTGGTAGGTCGATTCGGTTAAAGTACGTAAAACTTTACCGATACTGATTCGCTCAACTTCAGCGATATCTCGTATACCACTACCTCTGACCATCAACTGTAATATTTTTCGAGTAATGCCTGAATTACATCCTAGATAGCTCAGAGCATGGTCACCAATAAACTGACGTTTACAGTCTTTGCACTGATAGTTTTGTTTCCCATCTACTTTGATGCCATTTTTCTTTATACTGTCACCGAGGCAGGTTGGACATTTGATTTCTAGAGTTATTCGCATTTCTCTATTTTATCAAAATAAGTTGAATAACCATAGGGCAGCAATTTACCCTATGGCTTTTTAAAGTTTAATGAAAAACTGCTTCCAAAGCATTTAAGCCAACTTTAGGATCGAGTAAACCATTATAAATCTCTGGAATTTCACGTTCGACACCTAAGAGTTGATAAATGGCAATCATGGCACAACGTACGGAATATTCCACAGTGAAAACCACATCATCTTCAAGCTCTACGAATTGACCTAAGAAAGCAAAGTTGACCGCATTTTCTGGAATGACCAATGGGCGATCACCTGCTTTACGACATGCAAATAGGGCAGAGGCATAAGGCATCATCACCGTGGTAATGTCGGTATGTGCCAACACATGATCCAAGATGTCATCGAAACCAAGTTGATGAATCAACTCAATTAAAATCTCTTGACCTGTGGCTTCACTCATTGGTTTTTTAATGTAATCGCCGATATAGTCAATTTCAAAACCATAACCCCATAAGGTAAATTTGCCTTCTGGTAAGTCAGCAAAATGCGGTTGAGCTGGAACGACCACAGATAGATGCCAACCAGATTCAAACCAAGTCATCAATGCACCTGTACCGGGTTCATTTCCTGTGTAATCAATAATCCGTTTTAGTAGCACATCATCATGCATGGTGAGCGTAAAGGATTTCCATTTATGCTCATCAATGTTGCCATAAAAGGTCATTGGGCGACCAAAATCAGGGGCTTTTTGAGCCAATGTTTCCCACAAACGCCAGCCATGATCTTGTCGGTCACGAATCAGCTCAGGAACATCGAATTTATCGCCATAACGTGAGTCAGCCGTAATCGAACCTAAAGTAAAGAGCGCAAGATCATGCTCACCCAGTTGAATTTGTTCAGTGCCTTCTGGAATGTTGACATAAAGTTGGGTTGCCTTACGTTCCTTCGTTTGGGCATCTTCGACAAAGTCTGCATCTGTGACATAACTACCGAAACGAACATCAACGCCTTGTTCCACCAACCAGCGTTGTAGAGGATGAATCATTGAATCATATTGATTGTATTTAGTTCGTTTCACACCTGCTAAGGTATGGATGCGTGGTAATTCTTGAATGAAACGTAGAAAATAACGGCGTAATTCCGCTGCGCTATGCCATTTTTGAAAGGCAAACGTGGTTCGCCACATCCGCCAAAAATTACTTTGGAAAAATGCATCATCAAAAAATTCATCAATACGGCGACTACCGATACGATCTTCTTTTAATGCCAGTAGACGTAACATTTGAGCACGGTTGAGCGTTGATAATCCCAATTTTTGAGCTTCTGCAATAATATGATTTGAGTCGATCAAACGTGCTTGAGCATTGGTTTTAACTTGTTCGTTAAATTCACGACATTCTTCACGAACAGAAATGTCTGGATTTTCTAAAGATGGGATGCTTGAAAATAAATCCCAAGTACACAAATAAGTCTCATCAGTTAGCATACGTCCACCACGTGTGACCCATGCTTGGTTCGGATTAAGCGGATTATGTCCACCGTCCATCGAACCACCAGAAACATTCAATTCTTCTAAAATATGGATATGTTCGGCTGGCACTTTAGCATCACGAATCGCAAAAGCAGCAGCAGCCATACCAGCTATGCCTCCACCTACAATCCAAAGATGTGATTTAGAGCGGTCTAATGTTTTCAGTCTTTTATTTTGCATCTGATGCGCCTCGTTTGTAGTTCTAAAGAAAATCAAAGCCATAATTTTATTATGGGATTATGTGTTTTAAAAATATATGAAAGTTCTGCTAAAAATCGATGATAAATTATTATCAGAAAAAAACTTTAATAGAAAAAATGGATGCACAATAAAATTTTACTGTTCATATGCTATATTTTAACTGTTTGATATTGAAATTAAATTGAGTTTTTACTCTATTTTTGGTTTTTTACTAAATATCAAATTGCTTGAAAAATCCTTAAATTTATAAACAGAAATCAAAAAATTATATCTTCTATTATGGTTTTTTAAGTAAAATAAATAGTTGAAAATTATTCTAATCTTGAGGTCTATCTTGGAATCATTATTGATTTTAGGCTCTATTACTTTGGCATTAATGTTGGGGGCAATTAGTCCTGGTCCTACATTTATTTATGTTGCCAAAAATTCAATGGCGATTTCACGTAAACATGGCTTATTTACGGCGCTTGGTACAGGCACGGGTGCAGCATTATTTGGTTTGCTTGCAGTGATGGGGTTACAAGCAATTTTGCTGGCTGTGCCTTCTGCCTATATAGCTTTGAAAGTTTTTGGTGGTCTCTATTTACTTTGGCTGGCGTTTAAAATTATTAAACATGCCAAAGAACCCATGGAAGCTGTTAATGGTGCAGTGAAGACCATGAGTTATACGCAAGCATTTCGTTTAGGGCTGATTACCCAATTAAGTAACCCCAAAATTGCGATTATCCTTGCCAGTATTTTTACCGCGTTATTACCGAAAGAAATCCCAACGTATTTCTATGTGGTATTGCCGATGTTATGCTTTTTTATTGATGCAGGTTGGTACTCGCTAGTGGCTGTTGCATTGTCAGCAGAAGGTCCTCGCAAAGTTTATTTAAAATCTAAGGCTGTTTTTGATCGTGTTGCAGGTGGGGTAATGACCTTGCTTGGGTTGAAGTTGATCTTTGGGATGAAATGATGCAGCAGAAAAAAGCGACCGAGAAGGTCGCTTTTTATTGCCTAGAATCAGCTTGTTCAGCTTAATCTTTAAAATGGATCGGAATCCATTGATAGCTTTTACCATCTGCTGAATAAATGTGTCCAATCCCCGGAAATGGTAAATG harbors:
- a CDS encoding LysE family translocator gives rise to the protein MESLLILGSITLALMLGAISPGPTFIYVAKNSMAISRKHGLFTALGTGTGAALFGLLAVMGLQAILLAVPSAYIALKVFGGLYLLWLAFKIIKHAKEPMEAVNGAVKTMSYTQAFRLGLITQLSNPKIAIILASIFTALLPKEIPTYFYVVLPMLCFFIDAGWYSLVAVALSAEGPRKVYLKSKAVFDRVAGGVMTLLGLKLIFGMK
- a CDS encoding oleate hydratase, coding for MQNKRLKTLDRSKSHLWIVGGGIAGMAAAAFAIRDAKVPAEHIHILEELNVSGGSMDGGHNPLNPNQAWVTRGGRMLTDETYLCTWDLFSSIPSLENPDISVREECREFNEQVKTNAQARLIDSNHIIAEAQKLGLSTLNRAQMLRLLALKEDRIGSRRIDEFFDDAFFQSNFWRMWRTTFAFQKWHSAAELRRYFLRFIQELPRIHTLAGVKRTKYNQYDSMIHPLQRWLVEQGVDVRFGSYVTDADFVEDAQTKERKATQLYVNIPEGTEQIQLGEHDLALFTLGSITADSRYGDKFDVPELIRDRQDHGWRLWETLAQKAPDFGRPMTFYGNIDEHKWKSFTLTMHDDVLLKRIIDYTGNEPGTGALMTWFESGWHLSVVVPAQPHFADLPEGKFTLWGYGFEIDYIGDYIKKPMSEATGQEILIELIHQLGFDDILDHVLAHTDITTVMMPYASALFACRKAGDRPLVIPENAVNFAFLGQFVELEDDVVFTVEYSVRCAMIAIYQLLGVEREIPEIYNGLLDPKVGLNALEAVFH